The Peptoanaerobacter stomatis genome includes the window ATTAAAAGATATAAGCGTTATAAACTCTATAAATGCTAAAGATTTGAACATAATAGATATACAAAGAATAAAAGATTTTTTGAAAACAGAGCTTAACATAGACTATAAAGAAAAAAAGATTATTAAAAAAAATACAAAAGAACCGAAAAAAGAAATTTTGAAGGAAAACATTCCCAAAGTAGTAAAAGCTGATATACTTGAAGATGACAATTATAAAACAAAGATAATAAAAAGTCCGCTTCGCTCCGGAGCATCTGTCAGTTATGACGGCAATATATTGGTAATAGGAGATGTGAATGCAGGTGCAGAGCTTATAGCAAGCGGAAGTATAATAGTGCTCGGTGTACTTAGAGGTTTTGCAAATGCAGGGGCAAAAGGCGATAAAAAAGCAATGGTGATAGCAAATAAAATAGTGGCAACACAGCTTAGAATAGCAGAGTTTATAGCCATACCGCCAAAAGATGACAAAAAATCATATTCAGGTGTTCAGATGGCATTAATAAAAGAAAAAGGAATAGAAATACAACAAGTAAATTAATGGAGGAAATATGTCAAAAGTTATAGTTATAACTTCCGGAAAAGGTGGAGTTGGAAAGACAACTTCTACAGCTAATATAGGAAGTGCCTTGAGTCAACTTGGAAAAAAAGTAGTAATAATAGATGCAGACATCGGGCTTAGAAATCTTGATGTGGTAATGGGATTGGAAAACAGAATAGTATTTGATATAGTTGATGTTATCGAAGGCAGATGCACTTATCAAAAAGCGACTATAAGAGATAAGAGATTTGAGTCTTTATTTTTGATACCGGCAGCTCAAACAAGAGATAAAGATGCTATAAAACCTGAGCAAATGAAACAGCTTTGTGAAGATTTGCAAAAAGAATATGATTATGTTCTTATAGATTGTCCTGCAGGTATAGAAAACGGATTTAAAAATGCTGTGGCAGGTGCTACAGATGCAATAGTTGTAACAACACCTGAAGTATCAGCTGTAAGAGATGCTGATAGAATAATAGGGTTATTAGAGGCTTCAGAAGTATATAATCCTCAACTCATAGTAAACAGAATAAGACCTGAAATGGTAAAAAGAGGAAATATGCTTAATGTTGAAGATATGCTTGACATACTTAGAATAGACTTGCTCGGAATAGTACCTGATGATGAAAACATAGTTATATCTACCAATAAAGGAGAGCCTGTAATATTAGAAAATAAAGGTTTGGCGTCACAAGCTTATAAAAATATAGCCAGAAGGTTGGAAGGCGAAAAGGTAGAGTTTGTAGATATGGAAGTACAAGAATCATTTTTTGACAGATTAAAATCTTTATTTAGTGGTAAATAAGGAGGCATATTTATGAATTTATTTAATTTTTTTAAGACCTCTAATAAAAATTCCAAAGATGTCGCAAAAGACAGATTAAAATTGGTGTTGATACATGACAGGGGAGATTTTTCGCCTGAAAAAAGAGAACTTATAAAAAAAGATTTGATTGAGGTGCTCAGCAAGTATATTGAGCTTGATGGAGACAATGTGGAGATAAGCATAGTTAACAAAAAAGATTCCACTAATGAAAGTTACTCTCCGCAGTTTACAGCTAATGTACCTATAAAAAAGATATTTTAAGGTAAAAAAATGGATAGTAATAAAGGTTTTGACAAAATACTTCTTCTGATAGTTACAATACTTTTTTTGATAGGGGAAGTGCTTATAGCATCAGCTATTCACGTGCCTGATGGAGCAAGTCCGAAAAGACTTATAGTTCAATTCGGTGCATTTATGCTTGGAATAGTTATGATATTTGCTATGAAAATGATAAATTATGACGATTTTAAGAGATATGACAAACACATATATATAATTTCAATACTATCTTTGCTGTTGGTGTATGTTCCGGGACTTGGAAAAACAATGGGAGGTGCAAGAGGCTGGATAGATTTGAAAATTATGTATTTTCAGCCTATTGAGATAGCAAAAATAGGTTTTATATTGGTGTTTGCAAAATATCTTGAAAAAAATTCAGGAAATATAAATACATTAAAGGACATAGTAAAAGCTTTTATAATACCTATGCCGATAATATTGTTATTACTTGCTCAGCCGGATCTTGGAGGAGCGATAGTATTTTTTTGTATAATATTCGGTATGCTGTTTCTTGCGCAAATAAATATGAAAGTGGTAAATAGAGCTATAATAGTCACTGTTCTTACTTTTCCACTGATATATTTATATGTTTTGGACAAGATATTAAAGCCGTATCAAATGAGCAGAATAAAGGATTTTTTTGCTTTTTCTTCGACAGCTACGGCAGATAATTATCAAGTTTTTCGTTCTATTATAGCGATAGCTTCAGGTGGAATATTCGGACAAGGAGCATTTTCCGGCACACAGAACAATCTCGGATTTTTGTCGGTGAGCGATTCGGATTTTATATTTTCAGTATGTGGTGAAGAATATGGAATAATGGGTATGTTTATAGTTATAGGCATATATTTTTTATTTATGAGCCGAATGCTTGGCATAGCTATGTCATCAAAAGATTTGTACGGAAGTCTTATAATAGTCGGTGTGCTCTCTATGTTTTTATATCAATTTATACAAAATATAGGCATGGCTATAGGAATAATGCCTGTTACAGGTGTACCTTTACCATTTGTAAGTTATGGTGGCAGTTCTATGCTTATGAGTATGATTGCTATAGGACTTATTGAAAACGTGGCTTCAAAACGCAGAAAGATAAATTTTTAAAGAAAGATAAAAATAAATAGTTTTATAAAAATTTTTTAGTAAATTAATTTATAATTAAATTTTTGAAATTAGAAAAATATCAGATTTAATAAATTTTATTTACTATATTAGAAATCTGTAATTAAGTACATAGTATATTTTATAAATTCTATATATTATGTTTATTTAATTGCAGATTTTGTCATAATGAAAAAGAAGGGAAAATAATATGAGAAAAAGCCAAATATCAAGAGAAGATGCGTTGAAATTGCTTATGACATATAATAAAGAAATATTTCATATAAAGCATGCTCTTACAGTGGAGTCGATAATGCGATATTTTGCAAATAAACTCGGATATTCTCAAGAAGAAGATTATTGGGGTATTGTAGGATTATTACATGATTTGGATTATGAGATGTGGCCTGATGAACATTGTATAAAAGTGGTTGAGCTTTTAAAAGATGTAAACGTGGATAATGATATGGTGGATGCTATATGTTCTCATGGTTACGGACATAGAGTGGATATAGAGCCTAAGCATGAGATGGAAAAAATACTTTATGCTTGTGATGAGCTTACAGGGCTTATCGGTGCGTGTGCTTTAATGCGTCCGTCAAAAAGTTGCAAAGATATGGAGCTTAAAAGTTTAAAGAAAAAGTTTAAGGATATAAAATTTGCAGCAGGTTGCAACAGAGATATTATAAATAAAGGTGCAGATATGCTCGGTTGGGACATAGATAGACTTTTGGAAGAAACACTATTGGCGATGAAGGATGAAGAAGAAATTATAGAAAATCAGTTAAGAGAAATGAATTTATAAAAATGCATCTTAGTAAGAGGGCTTATGAAAAAATTTAAAATTATAATAGCGGTAATATTGGCATCAATTTTGTTTTTACTCGTGTTTATCGGAGATTATTTTTATACTGTGGCTATTGATTCTTCAACTGATAAGAGCAGCATAAGCAATCAGGAGCAAAAAGAGGAAGAATATTATATTGAAGAAGAGAATTGGTTTTTAAATAATAAAAAAGAAGTTAAAATGACCTCTGTAACAGGTTTTAATTTAGTTGGATATAAGTTTTTGAATGATAAGTCTGATAAATGGGTTATAGTAACACATGGCTATGGTTCAAATGCATATAATATGGCATATTATATTAAAAAATTCTATGATTTGGGATATAATGTATTTGCGCCTGATTTGATTGGACTTGGAAAAAGTGAGGGTAAATTTATATCTATGGGCGGTTATGATTCTAAAGATATGAAAAAATGGATAGATGTCTTAAACGATACGCATGATAAGCCTGATATAGCACTGTTTGGAATAAGTATGGGTGCTACAACTGTTATGAATGTGCTGGATGAAGAGCTTACAAAAAATGTAAAGGTATTTATAGAGACAGCGGATATATAGATGCCGAAGAAGAGCTTAGATATCAACTTAAAAAATTATACAATCTTCCGTCTTTTCCATTCATTTCTTTGGCAAGTATAATTACAAAAATCAAAGCAGGTTATTATATTGAAGAGGTTAATGCAACGGATTCACTTATAGCCAATAAATTGCCTGCGCTTATACTTCACGGAGATAAAGACGGTTTTGTACCTTTGGATAATGCACATAAAACATATGAATTATTACAATCAGATAATCCCAAATATATCTATATAAGTAAAGGTTGTAAACACGTTGAAGGTGCAAAAAAAGATGCCCAAAATTATTGGGCAACTGTAAATGAGTTTTTAATCAAACATTTTTAAATTTTATATAATCCTCTTTTGTATCAATATCTTGTAACAAAAGAGGATTTTTTATATCAATATATCTAAGTATTTTTGGATTTGAGCGTATTATTTCTCTACCGCCTACATCACCTGATATATTAAGTAAATCTGCTTTTAAATAATATGGAAATATAGTAGGCATAGAGTTTTTTGTGTTAACTCTCGGCACAGCTATACATTTGCTGTCTTGATAAAAAAAACTGCATATATCATTTATCAAACTATGTGTTATAAAAGGCATATCACAAGGTAAGAACATAAATCCGTCGCATATATCGGAATTATTTATGCCGAGTAATATGCTTTTTGATTGTCCAAGAGTATTTTCGCTATTTTTTACAGTTTTAAAATTTTTTAATCCTTCAGCATAGTCTAATATTTCATCATATGAGGATACTACAATTCTTTGAGAAATATCAGATAAATTTACGGCATCCAAAACATATTTAAAAATCTCTTTTTCCTTAAATTGAAGGAGAAGTTTGTTTTTACCCATTCTTTTGGACAGACCGGATGCCATTATTATACAAGCTATATTAAACATATTAATCCAATTTTATAGGCATTATAACCTTAGTTATATTGGAGTCCTCTCCAACAGGATATATGTTAAAGCTTAAAGTTCCTTGTTTAATATCTTTCGGTATCTCCTTAAGAGTCAAATACAATCTGTCATCAAATCCGGCATCTATACTTGACAGAACCTTTTTGTCAAACAGACCTATATTTACATCAGATGTATCCAATTGTCTTTCAGCATGAGCATCTGAATAGTCGAATTTAGCAGAAAACGGATCTATTACAATTCCGCTATCTCCGTCATTTTTAACATCAAAATAAAATTCGCTGTTGTTGTCTGAATTTGATTTAACAGTTAATGTAAGTTTCATAAAAAATTTATCTTTTCTAAATGATATAGGAAGGTCCTTATAATCTATGGAGCTTTCTTTTTTTATATCTTCTTTTCTTGCATCTTCTACGTTTTTAGCTTGAGCTTTTTGGAAATCCGCCATAGCTTCATTATATATTTCTGCGTGCTGTGCCAACTTTTCTTCTTTTGTCAAAGGTTTTTCAGTTATATATACACTTTTTGAACTTTTGTTGTAATCTACTACAAGACCCATTTTCTCAGATATTGTTCTTAGTGGAACGTATAATTTGCCTTGATAATTTATTGGAGCATCATCAGGTTTTGTATTTATCTGTTCTCCTTTTACAAATATAGAAGTTATGTTATCACGAACAGCCATTATACTTTCGTTAGAGGCAAATGAGGATAATGTTAAGCCCGTTATTAAGCCGAATGCTATCAGCGATGAATTTTTAAGTAATCTTTTCATAATAGTCCTCCTAAAAATTTTTATTTTTCAATTATTTTTTATTATATCATATAAGATAAAATATAAAAACTTAAATATTATTTACAAAAAATTTATAAAATATTCATTAAATGTAATATAGGTTACAGAATTATTCACATTATTTGATTATAATATGATTATAAATGAGATATGGATTTCATACCAAAACTTAATATAATGATAGAACAATAGTATAGTGTAAATTTAATAAAATATAAGGATATTTATGAATTTCTCACATACATTAGTTTTTTTATCAGAGATTTAGTATTATATGAAAAAATAAGATCTAAAAAATAAAAAATATATACTCAGGAGGATAATAAAATGAAATTAACTAAAGATATGACAATAGGTGAAATATTGAGAATGAAAGAAGGGGCTGCTGAAATACTTATGGGATTTCAAATGGGTTGCATAGGATGTCCGTCATCACAAGCGGAAACAATAGAAGAAGCTGCTATGATTCATGGTTTAAACGCAGATGAAATAATTGAAGCGTTAAATAACAATTAATACAGAATTTTATTTGAATTTAAGATATACTCATACTATTGCCTAATTAAAGTAGTAACATTTAATAAACTTTATTGTTAACTATTATTTTATACTAATATTCCATCAAATAGATGCCATGTTCAAATCCTTTAAAGTTATACTTTTGAGCATGTTTTTTTTGAAAGGTATCATCTCTTATTCTTCTCTTTTGCACCGTTATTTTTATGGGAGTTTAGTATTATCTTTTTAAATAGGTTTTAGTATTAAGAAATAAAGGAGAAGTTATGAGTCTTTTTTTGGGGAAAATACATTTTTGGCTATTCGATAAGATAAGATGTTTTGAAAATTTGGAGACCGATATATTGAAGTTTGCCGATAAAAAAGGCGTGTCAATAGATATAAATAAGATGTATGATGAATTCGGTTATCCTACAGAAGATAAACCTTTGGAAGAACAAATAGATACGTCAAACATACATGGTTGGTTACAAAATCAGATACAAAAAGCGGAATATAGGCAGGCATATCTTGTAAAATATATAATTGATTCAGACAGTTCAAATATTGATGAATTGAAAGAAGTGTTTAAAGCGCACGGAAATAAAATAGGCACACCGCTTAAATCTGATGATTTAACACCGAAAGATGCCTATGAAATATTGAACAACTTTCTTTTGGAGGGGATGCCTTGCGATAGAACTACAGAATTTCTTGCAAATGATGACAGTAAAATATCTTTTCATTATACAAGATGTCTTCATAGAGATTATTGGGATGAAGTAGGTATAAGCATAAAATATTTTTATATTTTAAGAAACGAGTGGATAAAATCATTTATCAATGCACTTGATGAAAGCCTTACTTTTGAAGTGAAGTTAAACGATGAAGACTATGAAAATATAGAGGAAAATATATTTTCAATAGTTAAGATTTAAATATTTTTATCAAATTATAAATAATACAAATATCTGTTTAATTATTAGATATATTTATATAGGTTGTTTATTTTAAATTTGCTTAATTTTACTCAGCTAATAAATTCTTATACTATTTTCTAATAAAATTATAGATAACTTATATAATGATATAACATTAATATAAATAGTCTACCGGAAAAATCAATTATTATGATTTTCTATTAATCTTTAGTATAAATTTAACAGATGTTTTAATTTGAAGTTGAAAATGTTTAAAGTAGCTAAAATTCATTTATTATAAATTATTTAATGGTGTATTACAAGGTTTAGGGAGGAAGCGATGAATTCTATAGAGCTTATGATGCTTGAGCATGGAAATATAAAAAGAATGTTAAAAATAGTGAGAATTTTTTGTAGAAAATTATATGATAAAGAAGAAGTCAACTTTGATGATTTTGAAAAAATGATATATTTTATTAAAAATTATGCAGACAAACATCATCATGGAAAAGAAGAAAGACTGCTTTTTAATCGTATGGTTAAGCATCTCGGTCCTGCAGCACAAAAATTGGTAACTCACGGTATGCTTGTTGAACACGATATGGGCAGGCTATTTATGTCAGAGCTTGGTATAGCATTAGATAATTATAAAATGGGTGATATTGATTCTGTACTCGACATAATAGCAAATTCTATATCCTACACACATCTTTTGGAAAGACATATCAATAAAGAAAATGAATTGGTATACACATTTGCTCAAAGGAACCTTTCTCCTGAAATTATGAACGAAATAGATAGGGATTGTGAAAAATTTGAGGAAGATGCAGAAAGTAACGGAGTACAACAACGCTGTTTATCTATATTGGATGATATGGAAAGAAAATATCTTGGCTTAGATGACAGAATGGACTTTGGAGAATTTGAAAGCATATTTTAGAAAAAACTATATTATAAAAAATAAAAGTGATTATTATAAACAAGGTATTTGTCTATAACAATCACTTTTTTATTTATGCTCTTATTCTTTTTGTCATTTCATCTGCAAGTGCTATACATTTTTGGAAATCTTCATATGAAGGTGAGCATTTTACATCTACAACTTCTTCTATAAAATCATACGCAGGGTTTGATTTAGGCAAGTTTACTAAAGTTTTTACTCCGCCTCCGCTCCAGCCGTAAGTTCCGAATATTCCCAAGGTATGGTTTTTCAGTTTGTTGATTTCAAGCACACGATAAGCATGTTCCATTACAGGATATAAAGAATTGTTGTATGAGCAACTTCCAAGCAATAATCCTTTGTATATCCATATATTAGCTAATATGTGAGATATATGAGTTTTTGAAACGTCATATACGAGTACATCTTTTATTCCGTTTTTAGAAAGTGTGTTGGCAAGCATATCTGCCATTTTCTCAGTATTTCCATACATAGAACCGTATGCTATTACAACCCCTTCTCTTGTTTCGTATTTGGAAAGAGAATCGTAAAGAGATATTATTTTTTGTGGTTCTTTTCTCCAAATTAAGCCATGAACAGGACAAATTACATCTATTTGCAATGCGGATAATTTTTTCAAAGCACCTTGTATCTGTTGAGAAAATTTTCCTACTATATTTGTAAAATATCTTCTTGTTTCGTATTCATGTTCTCTCCAATTCACTTCATCATCGAATATTCCGCCATCTAATGTTCCGAAGCCTCCAAAAGCATCTTGAGAGAAAAGAGTCTTTGTTTTTTCATAGTAAGTAACCATTGATTCAGGCCAGTGAACCATAGGTGTCTTGTAAAAAGTGAATTCATGTTCACCTAATTTCAGTTTTTCGCCGTCTTCAACCTTTATAAATATATCTTTGGTATCTATTTTATAAAATGCTTGTATAAATTCTTCCGTTTTGCTGTTTCCGATAAGTTTCATATTCGGATATGCTTGTAAAAGTAAGTTTATAGAACTTGAATGGTCAGGCTCCATGTGGTTGATTATGAGATAATCAATAATGCCGTTATCGCCTATAACAGATCTTATCTTACTTATATATACTTCAAATCTTTCAGCGTGAACAGAGTCTATTATGATATTTTTTTCGCCTGTCATCAAAAAAGAGTTGTAACTCACACCTTTTTCAAGAGGCCACATATTTTCAAACATATGTGTGTGCCTGTCATTAACACCGATGTAATACAAGTTATCTTGTATTTTAATTGTAGAATATTCCATTAAATCCGCTCCCTTAAACACCAAAATATATATTAAAAATACAACTCCAATTAATTTTAGAAGTTGTATATTATTAACCTTAAATATTGATACCCTTCTTCAAATAAAAAACACATTAAAATGTGATAATTTTATTGCATATTATAGCAACAGAAGTTCCAAATAATGCACCGCATAAAACATCTGTAGGATAATGTACCATGAGATACATTCTTGACATAGCTACGCATGTCGCAAAAACATATGCTATAATTCCGAGGTTTTTGTCATATAAAAACAAAGCTGTAGCAAATGCAAATGATGCACTTGTGTGACCTGACGGAAAAGAATAATCGACAGGCAATTTTGACAACAGTGCATTCAAGTCATAATATCTGTTAAAAGGTCTCATTCTTGCAAACATAGGTTTCAGCACGATATTACATAAAAATGCGTTGATAAGCAAACAAAGCATACAGCTATATCCTACAGTTTTGTATTTTTTTGTCATGATAAGCATAAGCGAAATAAAAATAAAAACAATACCGTTATCGGTGATATACGATGACATTCGCATAAACTTATCTACGAAAAAAGGTGTATTATAGTTTTGTATGCGTTGTAAAAATTTATGTTCCCAGCTCATTAATGTTCCTTTCAAATCCTATTTATAAAGATAAAATAAAGCAATAACATTTTTTGTTGCAGTTTATT containing:
- the minC gene encoding septum site-determining protein MinC is translated as MSADNEIVELKSHNSNFILNIFTDDYKKAIDNIKQKFERDSILKDISVINSINAKDLNIIDIQRIKDFLKTELNIDYKEKKIIKKNTKEPKKEILKENIPKVVKADILEDDNYKTKIIKSPLRSGASVSYDGNILVIGDVNAGAELIASGSIIVLGVLRGFANAGAKGDKKAMVIANKIVATQLRIAEFIAIPPKDDKKSYSGVQMALIKEKGIEIQQVN
- the minD gene encoding septum site-determining protein MinD, with the protein product MSKVIVITSGKGGVGKTTSTANIGSALSQLGKKVVIIDADIGLRNLDVVMGLENRIVFDIVDVIEGRCTYQKATIRDKRFESLFLIPAAQTRDKDAIKPEQMKQLCEDLQKEYDYVLIDCPAGIENGFKNAVAGATDAIVVTTPEVSAVRDADRIIGLLEASEVYNPQLIVNRIRPEMVKRGNMLNVEDMLDILRIDLLGIVPDDENIVISTNKGEPVILENKGLASQAYKNIARRLEGEKVEFVDMEVQESFFDRLKSLFSGK
- the minE gene encoding cell division topological specificity factor MinE, which produces MNLFNFFKTSNKNSKDVAKDRLKLVLIHDRGDFSPEKRELIKKDLIEVLSKYIELDGDNVEISIVNKKDSTNESYSPQFTANVPIKKIF
- a CDS encoding FtsW/RodA/SpoVE family cell cycle protein — its product is MDSNKGFDKILLLIVTILFLIGEVLIASAIHVPDGASPKRLIVQFGAFMLGIVMIFAMKMINYDDFKRYDKHIYIISILSLLLVYVPGLGKTMGGARGWIDLKIMYFQPIEIAKIGFILVFAKYLEKNSGNINTLKDIVKAFIIPMPIILLLLAQPDLGGAIVFFCIIFGMLFLAQINMKVVNRAIIVTVLTFPLIYLYVLDKILKPYQMSRIKDFFAFSSTATADNYQVFRSIIAIASGGIFGQGAFSGTQNNLGFLSVSDSDFIFSVCGEEYGIMGMFIVIGIYFLFMSRMLGIAMSSKDLYGSLIIVGVLSMFLYQFIQNIGMAIGIMPVTGVPLPFVSYGGSSMLMSMIAIGLIENVASKRRKINF
- a CDS encoding HD domain-containing protein, whose amino-acid sequence is MRKSQISREDALKLLMTYNKEIFHIKHALTVESIMRYFANKLGYSQEEDYWGIVGLLHDLDYEMWPDEHCIKVVELLKDVNVDNDMVDAICSHGYGHRVDIEPKHEMEKILYACDELTGLIGACALMRPSKSCKDMELKSLKKKFKDIKFAAGCNRDIINKGADMLGWDIDRLLEETLLAMKDEEEIIENQLREMNL
- a CDS encoding alpha/beta hydrolase; translation: MKKFKIIIAVILASILFLLVFIGDYFYTVAIDSSTDKSSISNQEQKEEEYYIEEENWFLNNKKEVKMTSVTGFNLVGYKFLNDKSDKWVIVTHGYGSNAYNMAYYIKKFYDLGYNVFAPDLIGLGKSEGKFISMGGYDSKDMKKWIDVLNDTHDKPDIALFGISMGATTVMNVLDEELTKNVKVFIETADI
- a CDS encoding alpha/beta hydrolase, with the protein product MASIITKIKAGYYIEEVNATDSLIANKLPALILHGDKDGFVPLDNAHKTYELLQSDNPKYIYISKGCKHVEGAKKDAQNYWATVNEFLIKHF
- a CDS encoding NTP transferase domain-containing protein, whose amino-acid sequence is MFNIACIIMASGLSKRMGKNKLLLQFKEKEIFKYVLDAVNLSDISQRIVVSSYDEILDYAEGLKNFKTVKNSENTLGQSKSILLGINNSDICDGFMFLPCDMPFITHSLINDICSFFYQDSKCIAVPRVNTKNSMPTIFPYYLKADLLNISGDVGGREIIRSNPKILRYIDIKNPLLLQDIDTKEDYIKFKNV
- a CDS encoding stalk domain-containing protein is translated as MKRLLKNSSLIAFGLITGLTLSSFASNESIMAVRDNITSIFVKGEQINTKPDDAPINYQGKLYVPLRTISEKMGLVVDYNKSSKSVYITEKPLTKEEKLAQHAEIYNEAMADFQKAQAKNVEDARKEDIKKESSIDYKDLPISFRKDKFFMKLTLTVKSNSDNNSEFYFDVKNDGDSGIVIDPFSAKFDYSDAHAERQLDTSDVNIGLFDKKVLSSIDAGFDDRLYLTLKEIPKDIKQGTLSFNIYPVGEDSNITKVIMPIKLD
- a CDS encoding DUF1858 domain-containing protein, whose protein sequence is MKLTKDMTIGEILRMKEGAAEILMGFQMGCIGCPSSQAETIEEAAMIHGLNADEIIEALNNN
- a CDS encoding hemerythrin domain-containing protein, producing the protein MNSIELMMLEHGNIKRMLKIVRIFCRKLYDKEEVNFDDFEKMIYFIKNYADKHHHGKEERLLFNRMVKHLGPAAQKLVTHGMLVEHDMGRLFMSELGIALDNYKMGDIDSVLDIIANSISYTHLLERHINKENELVYTFAQRNLSPEIMNEIDRDCEKFEEDAESNGVQQRCLSILDDMERKYLGLDDRMDFGEFESIF
- a CDS encoding FprA family A-type flavoprotein, which gives rise to MEYSTIKIQDNLYYIGVNDRHTHMFENMWPLEKGVSYNSFLMTGEKNIIIDSVHAERFEVYISKIRSVIGDNGIIDYLIINHMEPDHSSSINLLLQAYPNMKLIGNSKTEEFIQAFYKIDTKDIFIKVEDGEKLKLGEHEFTFYKTPMVHWPESMVTYYEKTKTLFSQDAFGGFGTLDGGIFDDEVNWREHEYETRRYFTNIVGKFSQQIQGALKKLSALQIDVICPVHGLIWRKEPQKIISLYDSLSKYETREGVVIAYGSMYGNTEKMADMLANTLSKNGIKDVLVYDVSKTHISHILANIWIYKGLLLGSCSYNNSLYPVMEHAYRVLEINKLKNHTLGIFGTYGWSGGGVKTLVNLPKSNPAYDFIEEVVDVKCSPSYEDFQKCIALADEMTKRIRA
- a CDS encoding phosphatase PAP2 family protein, producing the protein MSWEHKFLQRIQNYNTPFFVDKFMRMSSYITDNGIVFIFISLMLIMTKKYKTVGYSCMLCLLINAFLCNIVLKPMFARMRPFNRYYDLNALLSKLPVDYSFPSGHTSASFAFATALFLYDKNLGIIAYVFATCVAMSRMYLMVHYPTDVLCGALFGTSVAIICNKIITF